The following are encoded together in the Bacillus cereus group sp. RP43 genome:
- the kdpB gene encoding potassium-transporting ATPase subunit KdpB, with protein MRPVVVKEKQVNQSQIHAVEDEVRQAKTMDRDIVTHAMKQSFAKLNPKVMIKNPIMFVVEIGFIITLILSFLPSSSSSVPGWFNITVSLILLFTVLFANFAEALAEGRGKAQADSLKQSKKDVFANVVKENGDIVQVSATDLRKGDVVIVKQGEMIPNDGEVIKGLASVDESAITGESAPVIKEAGGDFCSVTGGTMVVSDEITIVITSNPGESFIDKMISLVEGAARQKTPNEIALNTVLTSLTLIFLIVVVTLPIFTNYLGFQIDTAVLVALLVCLIPTTIGGLLSAIGIAGMDRVTKFNVLAMSGKAVEAAGDINTIILDKTGTITFGNRMAHTLLPVGNETIEQVGKWAAISSVLDETPEGRSVIEYVKGKSISYNRELAEQGEFVPFKAETRMSGVDLQDGTKVRKGAVGSVIEWVQSQGGTIPKDVNQKADLISKEGGTPLVVAVDDRIYGLIYLKDTVKPGMRERFEQLRQMGIKTVMCTGDNPLTAATIAKEAGVDEFVAECKPEDKIAVIKAEQDKGKLVAMTGDGTNDAPALAQADVGLAMNSGTTAAKEAANMIDLDSNPTKIIEVVGIGKQLLMTRGALTTFSIANDIAKYFAIIPAMFTLAIPQMEALNIMKLTSPLSAILSALIFNAVIIPLLIPLAMKGIAYKPMSSNALLSRNLLIYGLGGVIVPFIGIKVIDMIVGLFI; from the coding sequence ATGAGACCGGTAGTAGTAAAAGAAAAACAAGTAAATCAGTCACAAATACATGCTGTAGAAGATGAAGTTAGACAAGCGAAAACGATGGATCGTGATATCGTGACACATGCGATGAAACAATCCTTTGCGAAATTGAACCCGAAAGTAATGATAAAGAATCCGATTATGTTTGTTGTGGAAATTGGATTTATCATTACGTTAATTTTATCCTTTCTTCCAAGTAGTTCTAGTAGTGTACCAGGATGGTTTAATATAACAGTTTCTCTTATTCTATTATTTACAGTTTTATTTGCTAACTTTGCAGAAGCGTTGGCTGAAGGTCGTGGTAAAGCGCAAGCCGATTCTTTAAAACAATCGAAGAAAGATGTGTTTGCAAACGTTGTAAAAGAAAATGGAGACATTGTTCAAGTTTCAGCAACTGATCTGAGAAAAGGTGACGTTGTTATTGTAAAACAAGGAGAAATGATTCCGAATGATGGTGAAGTAATTAAAGGATTAGCGTCTGTAGATGAATCTGCAATAACAGGAGAATCAGCTCCTGTTATAAAAGAGGCGGGTGGTGATTTTTGTTCCGTAACAGGCGGTACGATGGTCGTAAGTGATGAAATTACAATTGTAATTACGAGTAATCCTGGTGAATCATTTATTGATAAAATGATTTCGTTAGTAGAAGGGGCTGCACGTCAAAAAACGCCGAATGAGATTGCTTTAAATACAGTATTAACGAGTTTAACCCTTATTTTCTTAATCGTTGTTGTGACGTTGCCGATTTTCACAAATTATCTAGGGTTTCAAATTGATACTGCTGTACTTGTAGCGTTGTTAGTTTGTTTAATTCCAACGACAATTGGTGGGTTATTATCAGCGATTGGTATTGCCGGGATGGACCGTGTGACAAAGTTTAATGTGCTAGCAATGTCAGGGAAAGCAGTAGAAGCTGCGGGTGATATTAATACAATTATTTTAGACAAAACGGGTACGATTACTTTCGGGAACCGTATGGCACATACACTACTCCCTGTGGGAAATGAAACGATTGAACAAGTAGGAAAATGGGCTGCCATTAGCTCAGTTTTAGATGAAACACCAGAAGGTCGATCTGTTATTGAGTATGTGAAAGGAAAATCAATATCATATAATAGAGAACTTGCAGAACAAGGTGAATTTGTTCCATTTAAAGCAGAAACGAGAATGAGTGGTGTTGATTTACAGGACGGAACGAAAGTGAGAAAAGGTGCTGTAGGTAGCGTTATTGAATGGGTTCAATCGCAAGGTGGAACAATTCCGAAAGATGTGAATCAAAAAGCAGATTTAATTTCAAAAGAGGGCGGGACACCGCTTGTAGTTGCAGTAGACGATCGTATTTACGGTTTAATTTATTTAAAGGATACAGTAAAACCTGGTATGCGTGAACGTTTTGAACAATTACGTCAAATGGGAATTAAAACAGTTATGTGTACAGGTGATAATCCATTAACAGCAGCGACAATTGCAAAAGAAGCAGGGGTAGATGAATTCGTTGCTGAGTGTAAACCAGAAGATAAAATTGCGGTTATTAAAGCAGAGCAAGATAAAGGGAAACTTGTAGCGATGACAGGTGATGGTACAAATGATGCTCCGGCATTAGCACAGGCAGACGTTGGATTAGCGATGAATAGTGGTACGACAGCTGCAAAAGAAGCAGCGAATATGATTGATTTAGATTCGAATCCAACGAAAATTATTGAGGTTGTAGGAATCGGCAAGCAATTGTTAATGACGCGCGGGGCGTTAACGACGTTTAGTATTGCGAATGATATCGCGAAATATTTCGCCATCATTCCAGCGATGTTTACACTTGCGATTCCGCAAATGGAAGCTTTAAACATTATGAAATTAACATCACCGCTTTCAGCAATCTTATCAGCATTAATATTTAATGCGGTTATTATTCCATTACTCATTCCGTTGGCGATGAAGGGGATTGCATATAAGCCGATGAGCTCGAATGCATTGCTTAGCCGAAACTTACTCATTTACGGGCTTGGCGGAGTTATCGTTCCGTTCATTGGAATTAAAGTAATTGATATGATTGTGGGCTTGTTCATATAA
- the kdpA gene encoding potassium-transporting ATPase subunit KdpA yields the protein MIWVAVVITMLLFILVAKPTGIYLEKAFQGSKKLDKVFGPFEKLIFKITGVKGYNQTWKQYALSLVLLNGFMIVVVYFIFRLQGVLPLNPAHIEGMEPTLAFNTAISFMADTNLQHYSGENGLSYLSQLIGITFLMFAAPATTLAIVMAFIRGLAGKELGNFFVDFTRALTRVFLPIAFIAALAFVALGVPQTLDGAVTAQTIDGAKQSILRGPVASFVSIKELGNNGGGFFGANSTHPFENPGQMSNILQMMLMMLLPTALPFTYGRMVGNKKQGRILFVSLFMVFLLGFITITTSELNGNPALNGMGIEHVQGSTEGKEVRFGTVFSSLYATVTTAAETGAVNTMHDTLTPIGGLVPLVNMMLNTVYGGVGAGFINIIMYAIIAVFISGLMVGRTPEFLGKKIEGKEMKLIAVTILFHPLLILGFSALALSTSLGTDAISHSGFHGLTQVVYEYTSSAANNGSGFEGLADNTPFWNITTGLVMFLGRYFSLITMLAVAASLKEKTVVPETVGTFRTDNGLFGGIFIGTIVIVGALTFFPMLVLGPIAEFLTLK from the coding sequence ATGATTTGGGTTGCAGTCGTTATTACAATGCTCTTATTTATTTTAGTAGCAAAGCCAACGGGGATTTATTTAGAGAAAGCCTTTCAAGGTAGCAAGAAGCTAGATAAAGTATTCGGGCCTTTTGAGAAACTTATTTTTAAAATTACAGGTGTAAAAGGATACAATCAAACGTGGAAACAGTATGCATTATCATTAGTTCTACTCAATGGATTTATGATTGTCGTTGTATATTTCATTTTCAGATTACAAGGTGTATTGCCATTAAATCCAGCGCATATTGAAGGGATGGAGCCTACGCTCGCTTTTAATACAGCGATTAGTTTTATGGCTGATACAAACTTACAACATTACAGCGGTGAAAATGGTTTATCTTATTTATCACAATTAATCGGGATTACATTTTTAATGTTTGCGGCACCAGCAACGACGTTAGCCATCGTTATGGCATTTATAAGAGGGCTCGCTGGAAAAGAACTTGGTAACTTTTTCGTTGATTTTACGAGAGCGTTAACGAGAGTTTTTCTTCCTATCGCATTTATTGCGGCGTTAGCCTTTGTCGCACTTGGTGTACCACAAACGTTAGATGGGGCGGTTACAGCACAAACAATTGATGGTGCGAAGCAAAGTATTTTACGTGGTCCAGTTGCATCATTCGTTTCCATTAAGGAACTTGGAAATAACGGCGGAGGATTTTTCGGAGCAAACTCTACACATCCTTTCGAAAATCCAGGGCAAATGAGTAATATTTTGCAAATGATGCTTATGATGTTATTGCCAACAGCACTTCCATTTACGTACGGAAGAATGGTAGGAAATAAAAAACAAGGACGTATCCTTTTCGTTTCACTATTTATGGTGTTTTTACTCGGATTTATAACGATTACTACATCTGAATTAAATGGTAATCCGGCATTAAATGGAATGGGTATCGAACATGTACAAGGAAGTACAGAAGGGAAAGAAGTGCGATTTGGAACAGTATTTTCTTCACTATACGCAACAGTAACGACAGCTGCTGAAACAGGGGCCGTTAATACGATGCATGATACGTTAACACCAATTGGCGGATTAGTACCACTCGTAAATATGATGTTGAATACAGTATACGGTGGTGTTGGAGCGGGCTTTATTAATATTATTATGTATGCAATTATTGCAGTCTTTATATCTGGATTAATGGTCGGAAGGACACCAGAGTTTTTAGGTAAAAAGATTGAAGGTAAGGAAATGAAATTAATTGCAGTAACGATTCTATTTCATCCATTACTTATCTTAGGATTTTCAGCATTAGCTCTTTCAACAAGTTTAGGAACGGATGCGATTTCTCATTCCGGTTTTCACGGTTTAACGCAAGTTGTATATGAATACACATCGTCAGCTGCGAATAACGGATCTGGATTTGAAGGATTAGCAGATAATACACCGTTTTGGAATATTACGACCGGTTTAGTTATGTTTTTAGGACGTTATTTCAGTTTAATTACGATGCTAGCTGTGGCAGCTTCATTGAAAGAGAAGACGGTAGTACCAGAAACAGTCGGAACGTTCCGTACGGATAATGGTTTATTTGGAGGAATCTTTATTGGAACGATTGTAATTGTTGGTGCGTTAACATTTTTCCCGATGTTAGTACTCGGCCCAATTGCAGAATTTCTTACATTGAAGTAA
- the kdpF gene encoding K(+)-transporting ATPase subunit F has protein sequence MMIALSVIVAAITVYLVYALLNPEKF, from the coding sequence ATGATGATTGCCTTATCGGTTATTGTTGCAGCGATTACGGTGTACTTAGTATACGCATTATTAAATCCAGAAAAGTTTTAA
- a CDS encoding SipW-dependent-type signal peptide-containing protein — MLDVVMIGIFVGLVASMASLASWSDKVVKEGKQS; from the coding sequence ATGTTAGATGTTGTAATGATCGGGATTTTTGTTGGGTTAGTCGCATCAATGGCAAGTCTTGCAAGTTGGTCAGATAAAGTTGTGAAAGAAGGGAAGCAATCATGA